The genomic DNA AAAAGTAATTTCATCTCAAGAAGAAATCCAAGCAACCTTTACCAGTTCTGGAACTACAGGAAAGAATATTAGCAAGCACTTAATTACAGATTTATCATGGTACACAACCAGCTATTTAAAAGGTTTCGAATACTTTTATGGAAATATTGAAGAATATGCCATACTCGCTTTACTTCCAAATTACTTAGAAAGAAAAGGCTCTTCTTTAGTACACATGACCAACGATTTAATAAATCGTTCAAAGCATCCTGAAAGTGGATTTTATTTAAATAATCTAGGGGAACTAGCTAAAAAATTAAAAAACCTAGATCAAAATGGACAAAAAACACTTTTAATAGGTGTTTCTTTTGCTTTATTAGACCTGATTGAAAATCATCAATTTGATTTAAAAAACACCATTGTAATGGAAACAGGAGGAATGAAAGGGCGAAGAAAAGAACTCATTCGAAATGAGCTTCATGAAATTCTTTCGAAAGGATTTGGCGTTCAAAAAATTCACTCAGAGTATGGTATGACAGAACTACTAAGCCAAGCTTATTCAAATGGAAATGGGATTTTTACCTGTCCTCCTTGGATGAAAATACTTACAAGGCATACCGATGACCCTCTAACCATTCTAACATCTGAAAGATCAGGAGGCATGAATGTCATTGACTTAGCCAACTACAATTCTTGCTCCTTTATTGCTACACAAGATTTAGGAAAAAACCACAGCGATGGACATTTTGAAATCATTGGGCGTTTCGATAATTCTGATATAAGAGGATGCAATTTAATGGTGCTCTAATATTCGTAATCTCTCCCATTTCTAAACACCCTTTTTCAACTATTTAAAAAAAATCAAAAAAAAAGTCTTAACTAATTAAGTTAAGACTTTTGCTCCCCCTCTTGGACTCGAACCAAGGACCCTCTGATTAACAGTCAGATGCTCTAACCAACTGAGCTAAGGAGGAGTTTACATCGAGAAATCTCGTTTTGCGAGTGCAAATATAC from Tenacibaculum maritimum NCIMB 2154 includes the following:
- a CDS encoding LuxE/PaaK family acyltransferase, yielding MQNKIFNIKNNSQFTQAALEIFKHQFTNNKVYRSFCDLLYIHPSDVKKIEEIPFLPIQFFKTKKVISSQEEIQATFTSSGTTGKNISKHLITDLSWYTTSYLKGFEYFYGNIEEYAILALLPNYLERKGSSLVHMTNDLINRSKHPESGFYLNNLGELAKKLKNLDQNGQKTLLIGVSFALLDLIENHQFDLKNTIVMETGGMKGRRKELIRNELHEILSKGFGVQKIHSEYGMTELLSQAYSNGNGIFTCPPWMKILTRHTDDPLTILTSERSGGMNVIDLANYNSCSFIATQDLGKNHSDGHFEIIGRFDNSDIRGCNLMVL